A region from the Tahibacter amnicola genome encodes:
- a CDS encoding c-type cytochrome, with amino-acid sequence MRMPVHRVFRWPMGLLLMVSATACVADDFLDLRAVKPVQGDAARGETLAATCGACHGPGGNAVIPTFPKLAGQKVGYLYWKLVQFKREGRQESPMTALVSPLSDADMRDLAAYFASSKSVAPTAAPKPSTGATLFRDGAAERGIPPCQACHGDHGEGIDIAGEPQYAVYPRLQGQQPAYLTQRLTEFRDGKRRFTSSEQVMSGVARSLSDEDIRAVSDWLPYAQ; translated from the coding sequence ATGAGAATGCCCGTGCACCGTGTTTTTCGATGGCCGATGGGCCTGCTGCTGATGGTTTCGGCCACGGCGTGCGTCGCCGACGATTTCCTGGACCTGCGCGCGGTCAAGCCCGTGCAGGGCGACGCTGCGCGCGGGGAAACGCTCGCGGCCACCTGCGGTGCCTGCCACGGTCCTGGCGGCAACGCCGTGATTCCTACGTTTCCGAAACTCGCCGGCCAGAAGGTCGGATACCTGTACTGGAAACTGGTGCAGTTCAAGCGCGAAGGCCGGCAGGAATCGCCTATGACGGCGCTGGTCAGCCCATTGTCGGATGCCGACATGCGCGATCTCGCCGCCTACTTTGCCAGCAGCAAGTCAGTGGCGCCGACAGCCGCGCCGAAGCCATCTACCGGCGCGACCTTGTTTCGCGACGGCGCCGCCGAGCGCGGTATTCCGCCGTGCCAGGCCTGCCATGGCGACCACGGCGAGGGCATCGATATCGCCGGCGAGCCACAGTACGCCGTGTATCCACGCCTGCAAGGCCAGCAGCCTGCCTATCTCACCCAGCGACTGACCGAGTTCCGCGACGGCAAGCGCCGCTTTACCAGTAGCGAACAGGTCATGAGCGGTGTTGCCAGGTCGCTGAGTGACGAGGACATCCGCGCCGTCTCCGACTGGCTGCCGTACGCGCAGTGA
- a CDS encoding plastocyanin/azurin family copper-binding protein produces MLIRSSRNWLAGAALLLPMSGFAANHTIQVGGAGGQVFDPPTLSIAAGDTVTFFNAGGFHNVQSDPGAVTSFRCAAGCDGAGGNGNLSSDAWTATVTFNAPGTVGYYCEAHGAPGEGMFGSITVNVPVDLQSFDIE; encoded by the coding sequence ATGCTCATTCGTTCGTCTCGCAATTGGCTCGCCGGCGCCGCCCTGCTCCTGCCAATGTCTGGCTTCGCCGCCAATCACACGATCCAGGTCGGCGGTGCCGGCGGCCAGGTCTTCGATCCACCGACGTTGAGCATCGCCGCGGGCGATACGGTCACTTTCTTTAACGCGGGCGGTTTCCACAATGTCCAATCCGATCCCGGCGCTGTCACCAGCTTCCGCTGCGCTGCGGGCTGCGACGGTGCGGGCGGCAACGGCAACCTCAGCTCCGACGCCTGGACCGCCACCGTCACCTTCAACGCGCCGGGCACCGTTGGCTACTACTGTGAAGCACACGGAGCGCCCGGCGAAGGCATGTTCGGATCCATCACCGTGAATGTACCGGTCGATCTGCAGTCATTTGATATCGAGTAG
- a CDS encoding cupredoxin domain-containing protein, with amino-acid sequence MNPLIRRILAGIALLTASACATAANHAVRVGPGLTFSPANLTVQAGDTVTFTNAGGFHNVVADDNSFRCAAGCDGAGGSGAPSSNAWSATVTFNTAGTKGYFCEVHGSPGVGMAGRIVVEGGGNTFTIPPGISGNWYDPNQNGHGFQFEMVTPTVMTAFWFTFDNNGAPAWISAAGTIEGNRVVMQANRLGGGRFPPNFNPANVTTLPWGTLTFTFTSCTSGRVDWTSTDPAFTPSGNMTLTRLTQINGLACP; translated from the coding sequence ATGAACCCGCTTATTCGCCGAATCCTTGCCGGCATTGCCCTGCTCACGGCTTCGGCCTGCGCCACGGCTGCCAATCATGCCGTCCGCGTCGGTCCGGGACTGACTTTCAGCCCGGCCAATCTCACGGTCCAGGCCGGCGACACGGTGACGTTCACCAACGCCGGCGGCTTCCACAACGTCGTCGCGGACGACAACTCATTCCGCTGCGCCGCCGGCTGTGACGGCGCGGGCGGCAGTGGCGCGCCCAGTTCCAACGCCTGGTCGGCCACGGTGACCTTCAATACCGCCGGCACCAAGGGCTACTTCTGCGAAGTGCACGGCAGCCCCGGTGTCGGCATGGCCGGCCGGATCGTGGTCGAAGGCGGCGGCAATACCTTCACCATTCCGCCGGGCATCTCCGGCAACTGGTACGACCCCAACCAGAACGGACACGGCTTCCAGTTCGAAATGGTGACACCGACTGTCATGACGGCGTTCTGGTTCACCTTCGACAACAACGGTGCACCGGCCTGGATTTCCGCTGCCGGCACCATCGAAGGCAATCGCGTCGTCATGCAGGCCAATCGCCTGGGCGGCGGGCGCTTCCCGCCGAACTTCAACCCGGCCAACGTGACCACCCTGCCCTGGGGCACCCTGACCTTCACATTCACCAGCTGCACCAGCGGCCGCGTCGACTGGACGTCGACCGATCCGGCCTTCACGCCCAGCGGAAACATGACCCTGACCCGCCTGACCCAGATCAACGGGCTGGCTTGTCCATAA
- a CDS encoding putative bifunctional diguanylate cyclase/phosphodiesterase, whose protein sequence is MRLTRIVLLWTVLIGLALALIQIALDAHTQNAELDRSARQAMRALQHAAAEAVYEIDNDLAAQVLDGLSVYPGVYASTIVMKPDMVLAKRDGSPVTSRWRVVTDLLFDPQRSYLESLPNPRGGEPLGEMRMDIDTYVAGRIFLERSLITAGTALLWSALVGLVLLAVIYRFLTAPLMQLASALGRVSVANPESAAVPVSPRHQRDELGHVARTINGLFDAIRESLARRAEAEARASYLQQFDDLTGLANRQLFMTRLTHAIATAPTRGESLALLMLDLRAFRDLNQSHGSALGDAVLREVARRLESFCRGSLFVARLVDDKFAMLVHEGVTRDTVRALANRVLDDLALPMSLGHGHFVLTAWVGAALYPDDASSAEMLLQSAEAGLEMAKREGTDSVGFYDAIRDDETSTRQRLSLDLRRREVIDELELVFEPLVSAGDGQVTALEALLRWRHPEYGLLRPGSFIRLAEENGAIQVIGDWVLRHACAKAVAWRLTVRDNLRIAVNVSGAQLRHGHLDARIASVLEATGLPPQNLELEITETAIVDNIKMAAATLQRVRELGVGIVIDDFGTGHASLGYLKRLPVTKLKIDMSFVRDVLTDASDATIVRAIVGLGHNLGLVVAAEGVETAAQRRFLQDIGCDVLQGGLFGIGMRETEALAYATRWAGSTRELRVVPPR, encoded by the coding sequence ATGCGCCTGACGCGCATCGTGCTGCTTTGGACGGTACTGATCGGCCTGGCGCTCGCCCTGATCCAGATCGCGCTCGATGCGCACACGCAGAATGCCGAACTCGACCGTTCGGCCCGCCAGGCCATGCGTGCACTGCAGCACGCGGCCGCCGAGGCCGTCTACGAGATTGACAACGACCTCGCCGCCCAGGTGCTGGATGGCCTGAGCGTCTATCCGGGTGTCTACGCCAGCACGATCGTGATGAAGCCGGACATGGTCCTGGCCAAGCGCGACGGCAGCCCGGTAACCAGCCGCTGGCGCGTAGTCACCGACCTGCTCTTCGATCCGCAGCGCAGCTATCTCGAATCCCTGCCGAACCCGCGCGGTGGTGAGCCGCTGGGTGAAATGCGCATGGACATCGATACCTATGTCGCCGGCCGAATTTTCCTCGAACGATCGCTGATCACCGCCGGCACGGCGCTGCTCTGGTCCGCCCTGGTCGGTCTGGTACTGCTGGCCGTGATCTATCGTTTCCTGACCGCGCCGCTGATGCAGCTGGCGTCGGCACTCGGGCGTGTTTCGGTCGCCAATCCCGAATCCGCGGCGGTGCCGGTGTCACCGCGCCACCAGCGCGACGAACTGGGCCACGTGGCGCGCACCATCAACGGCCTGTTCGACGCCATCCGGGAAAGCCTGGCACGCCGCGCCGAGGCCGAGGCGCGCGCCAGCTACCTGCAACAGTTCGATGACCTGACGGGCCTGGCCAATCGCCAGCTGTTCATGACCCGTCTGACACATGCGATCGCGACCGCTCCGACACGCGGTGAATCCCTCGCCCTGCTGATGCTCGACCTGCGGGCCTTCCGCGACCTGAACCAGTCCCACGGCAGTGCGCTGGGTGACGCGGTGCTGCGGGAAGTGGCGCGGCGCCTGGAATCATTCTGTCGCGGCAGCCTGTTCGTGGCGCGGCTGGTCGACGACAAATTTGCCATGCTGGTGCACGAGGGTGTCACGCGCGACACGGTGCGAGCCCTCGCCAATCGCGTGCTGGACGATCTGGCGCTGCCGATGTCGCTGGGCCACGGTCACTTCGTGCTGACCGCATGGGTCGGCGCGGCGCTTTACCCGGACGACGCGTCGTCTGCCGAGATGTTGCTGCAGAGCGCGGAAGCGGGACTTGAAATGGCCAAGCGCGAAGGCACGGACAGCGTGGGCTTCTACGACGCCATCCGGGACGACGAAACCTCGACCCGCCAGCGCTTGAGCCTCGACCTGCGCCGGCGCGAAGTCATCGACGAGCTGGAACTGGTTTTCGAACCGCTGGTCTCGGCGGGAGACGGTCAGGTAACGGCGCTGGAAGCCCTGCTGCGCTGGCGCCATCCGGAGTACGGACTGCTGCGGCCCGGCAGCTTCATCCGCCTGGCGGAAGAAAACGGAGCGATCCAGGTGATCGGCGACTGGGTGCTGCGGCACGCCTGCGCCAAGGCGGTCGCCTGGCGCCTGACGGTGCGCGACAACCTGCGCATTGCCGTCAATGTATCGGGTGCGCAACTGCGTCACGGCCATCTGGACGCGCGCATCGCCAGTGTCCTGGAAGCCACCGGGCTACCGCCCCAGAACCTCGAGCTGGAAATTACCGAAACCGCCATTGTGGACAACATCAAGATGGCGGCCGCCACGCTGCAGCGCGTCCGCGAGCTGGGGGTGGGTATCGTCATCGATGATTTCGGCACCGGCCATGCATCGCTCGGATACCTCAAGCGGCTGCCAGTAACCAAGCTCAAGATCGACATGAGCTTCGTGCGCGATGTGCTGACCGACGCCAGCGATGCAACCATCGTCCGCGCCATCGTCGGGCTGGGCCACAACCTGGGCCTGGTGGTGGCCGCCGAAGGCGTGGAAACCGCGGCGCAGCGCCGTTTCCTGCAGGACATCGGCTGCGATGTGCTCCAGGGCGGCTTGTTCGGTATTGGTATGCGGGAAACCGAGGCTCTGGCCTATGCCACCCGCTGGGCCGGCTCCACGCGCGAACTGCGGGTCGTACCGCCCCGCTGA
- a CDS encoding substrate-binding periplasmic protein, with protein MQCLALAAAGFLGLLAGTLPDTAAAPAPRETRLYARLASLEWAPYVGENMRRQGYAADVVRTACARHAVDVEIDFLPWARALLQAVRGDYAGLMPEYYDASRLADFEFSAGFPGGPVALYKRRGEAITYGADPRRDPEAAWRSLTSYRFGVVRGYLNNPSFDAADYLAKEEAASDVVNLRKLAYGRVDLVFVDSAVAEYLMAHSTGLQPGVLEMLPPAIEEKPLYIAWSRRAEDMAQLRARCDAGLAEITADGTLFRLRAEHGIGGR; from the coding sequence ATGCAGTGTCTTGCACTAGCGGCAGCAGGGTTCCTGGGCCTGCTGGCCGGGACCCTTCCGGACACCGCCGCAGCACCTGCACCGCGGGAAACGCGTCTGTACGCCCGGCTGGCCAGCCTTGAGTGGGCTCCGTATGTGGGTGAGAACATGCGGCGCCAGGGCTATGCCGCGGATGTGGTCCGTACCGCTTGCGCACGCCACGCGGTCGACGTGGAAATTGATTTCCTGCCCTGGGCGCGGGCGCTGTTGCAGGCTGTGCGCGGTGACTATGCCGGCCTGATGCCCGAGTACTACGATGCTTCGCGCCTGGCCGATTTCGAATTTTCCGCCGGGTTTCCCGGTGGGCCGGTCGCCCTGTACAAGCGACGCGGCGAAGCCATCACCTACGGCGCGGATCCGCGCCGGGATCCGGAAGCCGCCTGGCGCAGCCTGACGTCCTACCGCTTCGGCGTCGTCCGCGGTTACCTCAACAACCCCTCGTTTGACGCTGCCGACTACCTCGCCAAGGAGGAAGCCGCCAGCGATGTCGTGAACCTGCGCAAGCTGGCGTATGGACGGGTCGACCTCGTGTTCGTCGACAGCGCCGTCGCGGAATACCTGATGGCGCATTCGACCGGCCTGCAGCCCGGCGTGCTGGAAATGCTGCCTCCGGCCATTGAAGAAAAGCCGCTGTACATCGCCTGGTCGCGCCGCGCGGAAGACATGGCCCAGCTGCGCGCCCGGTGCGATGCGGGACTTGCGGAAATCACCGCCGACGGAACCCTGTTTCGCCTACGCGCCGAGCACGGCATCGGCGGCCGCTAG
- a CDS encoding sensor histidine kinase: MPGKPPTFASDEAHLTKFLTGLVHDIRNGISPLMMSVQMLKRSLEDDRSRDLLGTAERQISHLLRLVEQISDLAQLRGNIEMRDVQLGMVLDSVVGSHSRLVASAGHTLNVELPETDFYLSGNFHLLARALGALVDNAVRFTPPGGTVGIRVTQQGDGVTIAVTDSGVGIPEALLPVVTEPMSVERRASEFGGGCLGIGLATAQAAAILHGGSLSVSSEGEGKGSTVRMHLPLRVPATGAAEPAKATGTLES; encoded by the coding sequence ATGCCGGGTAAGCCACCTACGTTCGCGTCGGACGAGGCGCATCTGACAAAATTCCTCACGGGCCTGGTGCATGACATCCGCAATGGCATCTCGCCGTTGATGATGTCCGTGCAGATGCTCAAGCGGTCGCTGGAAGATGACCGCTCGCGCGATCTGCTGGGCACTGCCGAACGGCAGATCTCGCACCTGCTGCGCCTGGTGGAGCAGATCAGCGACCTGGCCCAGTTACGCGGGAACATCGAGATGCGCGACGTCCAGCTCGGCATGGTGCTCGATTCGGTCGTCGGCTCGCATTCGCGCCTGGTCGCGTCGGCCGGGCACACCCTGAACGTCGAGTTGCCTGAAACCGATTTCTACTTGAGTGGTAATTTTCACTTGTTGGCCCGCGCGCTCGGCGCTCTGGTCGACAACGCAGTGCGTTTCACGCCGCCGGGCGGGACGGTCGGCATCCGTGTCACCCAGCAGGGCGACGGCGTGACCATTGCCGTTACCGATTCGGGAGTCGGCATTCCCGAGGCACTGCTGCCGGTGGTGACTGAACCGATGAGTGTGGAACGCCGTGCCTCGGAATTCGGTGGCGGTTGCCTGGGAATCGGTCTTGCCACGGCACAGGCCGCGGCCATTCTTCACGGCGGCTCGCTGAGTGTGTCCAGCGAGGGCGAGGGCAAGGGGAGCACCGTGCGCATGCACCTTCCGCTGCGCGTGCCGGCCACCGGCGCCGCCGAGCCGGCAAAGGCAACGGGTACCTTGGAGAGCTGA
- a CDS encoding response regulator: MTVNEDKVNILLVDDQPARLLAYEAILEELGENLVSARSGEEALKRLMEAEFGVIVLDVSMPGMDGFETAELIHQHPRFESTPIIFVTGVHIDELDRLQGYRLGAIDYVQVPVIPDILRSKIAVLVELYRKRRELKALNQALAGENASLTQANMALQAERLLEFQQLSETLAAANAELYAANQLLEAEVAERRRAQETSLSLTEKLRETDRRKDEFLATLAHELRNPLAPIRNALSLLQLSRAEPTATRHAAEVIDRQLRQLVRLVDDLLDVSRITRDKIDLRRERIDLTTTLTAAVEMVVPQMDAMNHQLSVEVPDSPIYVDGDAQRLAQVFGNLLSNACKYTDTGGAITLRTGIENGVVVVTVCDNGIGIPAEKLDGIFDLFVQVDTSLERSQGGLGIGLTLVKRLVEMHGGVVAARSGGAGQGSQFEVRLPLAEVPSATVVNVPAMQLRIEVPQRRVLVVDDNRDAADTLALSLNLLGHDTRTIYDPLLAMDALAEFGPDLAFLDVGMPKLNGLELAGMVRAAPNGDGIVLVALTGWGQDEDRRRSRLAGFDFHLVKPVDLTDIEQICSFQKSSLDRANAG, from the coding sequence ATGACTGTGAACGAGGACAAGGTCAACATCCTGCTGGTCGATGACCAGCCCGCCCGCTTGCTGGCTTACGAAGCCATCCTCGAGGAACTCGGGGAAAACCTGGTTTCGGCCCGTTCGGGCGAGGAGGCGCTCAAGCGCCTGATGGAAGCCGAGTTCGGCGTGATCGTGCTGGACGTCAGCATGCCGGGAATGGACGGATTCGAAACGGCGGAGCTGATCCACCAGCATCCGCGCTTTGAAAGCACGCCGATCATCTTCGTCACGGGCGTGCATATCGACGAGCTGGATCGGCTGCAGGGCTATCGGCTGGGCGCCATCGACTACGTCCAGGTGCCGGTGATCCCCGACATTCTGCGCAGCAAGATCGCCGTACTGGTCGAGCTTTACCGCAAGCGGCGTGAGCTCAAGGCGCTCAACCAGGCGCTGGCGGGCGAGAACGCCAGCCTCACGCAGGCCAACATGGCGCTGCAGGCCGAGCGCCTGCTGGAATTCCAGCAACTGTCGGAAACCCTGGCGGCCGCCAACGCCGAACTCTATGCGGCGAACCAGTTGCTCGAGGCCGAAGTCGCCGAACGGCGCCGGGCCCAGGAGACGTCGCTGTCCCTGACCGAAAAGCTGCGCGAGACCGACCGGCGCAAGGATGAATTCCTGGCCACCCTGGCGCACGAGCTACGCAATCCGCTGGCGCCGATCCGCAACGCCTTGTCCCTGTTGCAGCTGTCGCGGGCGGAACCCACGGCCACGCGCCACGCGGCCGAAGTGATCGATCGCCAGCTTCGGCAGTTGGTACGCCTGGTGGATGACCTGCTCGATGTTTCGCGCATCACGCGCGACAAGATCGACCTGCGGCGCGAGCGCATCGACCTGACGACGACACTGACGGCCGCGGTCGAAATGGTCGTGCCGCAGATGGATGCGATGAATCACCAGCTGTCGGTCGAGGTGCCGGATTCACCGATCTATGTCGACGGCGATGCCCAGCGCCTGGCCCAGGTGTTCGGCAACCTGCTCAGCAATGCCTGCAAGTACACCGATACCGGCGGCGCGATCACGCTTCGCACCGGCATCGAGAATGGCGTGGTGGTCGTGACGGTCTGTGATAACGGTATCGGCATTCCTGCCGAGAAGCTCGACGGCATATTTGATCTTTTCGTGCAGGTGGATACATCCCTGGAGCGGTCGCAGGGTGGCCTGGGTATCGGGCTGACCCTGGTCAAACGTCTCGTGGAAATGCACGGCGGCGTCGTTGCTGCGCGCAGTGGTGGGGCGGGGCAGGGCTCGCAATTCGAGGTTCGCCTGCCGCTGGCCGAAGTGCCGTCAGCCACCGTGGTGAACGTGCCGGCGATGCAACTGCGGATCGAGGTGCCGCAGCGTCGCGTCCTGGTGGTCGACGACAACCGCGATGCAGCTGATACCCTGGCACTGTCGCTCAACCTGCTCGGGCACGATACGCGGACGATCTATGATCCTCTGCTGGCGATGGACGCATTGGCCGAGTTCGGCCCGGACCTCGCCTTCCTCGATGTGGGCATGCCCAAGCTCAACGGACTGGAACTGGCAGGAATGGTGCGCGCCGCGCCTAACGGTGACGGTATCGTCCTGGTCGCCTTGACCGGCTGGGGCCAGGATGAGGACCGGCGGCGGTCGCGTCTGGCGGGGTTTGATTTCCATCTGGTCAAACCCGTCGATTTGACCGATATTGAGCAAATCTGCAGTTTCCAGAAGTCTTCGCTGGATCGTGCCAATGCCGGGTAA